Proteins encoded in a region of the Mucilaginibacter sabulilitoris genome:
- a CDS encoding carboxymuconolactone decarboxylase family protein, which produces MRLEVLNNGYSFGTKLLFGMIKFFSGFPLPDAARLVFYRPDFYGAPAKAFTQTAMRGPSEWSVGDRELMAAYVSRQNKCAFCVKAHTATSAGAYQDPKKVTQVLMDIENAPITPALLTTLLMISKLTRENAVTAADMRTVIHAGVSPQQIEDALAVCFAFNVTNRLADSFGFSVPTDEAFEAGAKYLLKRGYA; this is translated from the coding sequence ATGCGTCTTGAGGTATTGAACAATGGTTATAGCTTTGGTACTAAGCTATTATTCGGCATGATTAAATTTTTTTCAGGCTTTCCGCTGCCAGATGCCGCCAGGCTCGTTTTTTACCGGCCCGACTTTTACGGTGCCCCGGCTAAGGCATTTACCCAAACCGCGATGCGCGGTCCTTCCGAATGGTCAGTAGGTGACAGAGAACTGATGGCTGCCTACGTGTCCCGGCAAAATAAATGTGCGTTTTGCGTCAAGGCTCATACAGCTACCTCCGCCGGTGCATACCAAGACCCAAAAAAAGTTACCCAGGTATTAATGGATATTGAAAACGCCCCCATAACACCCGCGCTACTCACCACTTTGTTAATGATAAGCAAACTCACCAGGGAAAATGCGGTCACTGCTGCAGATATGCGAACTGTTATCCATGCGGGAGTTAGTCCCCAACAGATCGAGGACGCCCTAGCAGTCTGCTTCGCTTTTAATGTAACCAACCGGCTAGCAGATTCCTTTGGATTTTCTGTACCGACAGACGAGGCTTTCGAGGCCGGAGCAAAATACTTGCTTAAACGTGGCTATGCTTAA
- a CDS encoding DUF417 family protein has protein sequence MKTTVLNTEQLHNHDSQNIAIKFASWVSRKNVPFLIITTGMVVMLLWAGSYKMTAPGAEGIVPLVDNNPLISWHFKLFGVYPGSDMIGLTEWIAAIFIIIGLFKPQAGVIGGAVAVVMFFVTSTMVITTPGALTPVNGINYMSFLGLFLFKDIINLGASFYLISKFGHKAILEQNKAK, from the coding sequence ATGAAAACTACGGTACTGAACACAGAACAGCTACACAACCACGACAGTCAAAACATCGCGATCAAATTCGCTTCATGGGTAAGCCGGAAAAATGTTCCATTTTTAATTATCACCACAGGCATGGTGGTGATGCTCCTTTGGGCGGGATCTTACAAAATGACCGCTCCGGGTGCAGAAGGTATCGTGCCTTTGGTTGACAACAATCCGCTGATCAGCTGGCATTTCAAATTATTCGGTGTTTACCCCGGCTCAGATATGATTGGTCTTACGGAATGGATAGCGGCCATATTTATAATTATCGGTTTATTTAAACCGCAGGCCGGCGTGATCGGTGGCGCAGTGGCCGTAGTTATGTTTTTTGTAACCAGCACGATGGTGATTACAACTCCCGGGGCATTGACTCCTGTAAATGGAATTAACTACATGAGCTTCCTTGGATTATTCCTTTTTAAAGACATCATCAACCTTGGGGCTTCGTTTTATTTGATATCCAAATTCGGTCACAAGGCTATACTGGAGCAAAATAAAGCCAAATAA
- a CDS encoding thioredoxin family protein yields the protein MKYNKRFYVIIFIVGVAMVLGFQVSKVCCQDRKPKMTGITFTDKTWKEILSLARQQHKLIFLDAYADWCAPCKLLKERTFKDPAVGAQFNRQFINASVDVEKGEGLVLAEQYDITAYPTLLFLDSDGKVIFKSEGFVNADQLGAFAKSVVK from the coding sequence ATGAAATACAACAAGCGGTTTTATGTCATAATCTTCATTGTCGGGGTAGCTATGGTGCTTGGATTCCAGGTCTCCAAGGTTTGTTGCCAGGACAGAAAGCCAAAAATGACAGGTATTACTTTTACAGATAAAACGTGGAAAGAAATTCTTTCACTGGCGAGGCAGCAGCACAAGCTCATTTTTCTGGATGCTTACGCAGATTGGTGTGCACCTTGTAAGCTATTGAAAGAGCGTACCTTCAAAGATCCTGCTGTGGGTGCTCAATTCAATCGGCAATTCATCAATGCTTCAGTCGACGTAGAAAAAGGCGAGGGCTTGGTTTTAGCCGAACAATACGATATCACAGCCTATCCGACCCTGCTCTTTCTAGATAGTGACGGTAAGGTCATCTTCAAGTCAGAAGGGTTTGTGAACGCAGATCAATTGGGTGCTTTTGCAAAGTCAGTGGTTAAGTAA
- a CDS encoding SDR family NAD(P)-dependent oxidoreductase: protein MKNKKALVTGGSKWIGKAIVRELAELGAEVLFTSCNARELVDARSEMGN from the coding sequence TTGAAAAACAAAAAAGCGCTCGTTACAGGCGGATCAAAATGGATTGGTAAAGCGATCGTTCGAGAATTGGCAGAGCTCGGTGCAGAAGTGCTTTTCACCTCTTGCAATGCTCGGGAATTGGTTGATGCCCGTTCGGAAATGGGCAACTGA
- a CDS encoding peroxiredoxin-like family protein, with amino-acid sequence MKFPIAKIFTFITLTAVLATGSLKANAEINQPFSRDTSKAMSYPDKSTDISPLLIGESIPAVKIPASDGQLYDLNASITQKPTILVFYRGGWCPFCNKELAGIQTIQADLVKMGYQIIAISTDSPENLSKSIDKNQLTYKLLSDADLAVSKQFGLAFKAPAAYGKTLEAGSNGKNIDKLLPVPSVFILDKKGVILFEYINPDFRQRISPELMLSVAASLSKVNK; translated from the coding sequence ATGAAATTTCCTATAGCAAAAATTTTTACATTCATAACCCTGACAGCAGTTTTGGCGACAGGTAGTTTAAAGGCAAACGCCGAAATTAACCAACCTTTCAGCAGGGATACATCAAAAGCGATGTCTTATCCGGATAAATCCACTGACATAAGCCCGCTGCTTATTGGCGAATCTATCCCGGCGGTCAAAATTCCTGCATCAGACGGCCAGTTATATGATCTTAATGCCAGTATTACTCAAAAGCCGACGATCTTGGTATTTTACCGCGGCGGTTGGTGTCCGTTCTGTAACAAAGAATTGGCGGGTATTCAAACGATTCAAGCGGATCTGGTCAAAATGGGTTACCAGATCATTGCGATCAGTACGGACAGCCCGGAAAACCTGAGCAAGTCAATCGATAAAAACCAACTTACTTATAAGTTGCTTTCAGATGCGGACCTCGCAGTTTCCAAACAATTTGGATTGGCTTTCAAAGCCCCCGCGGCGTATGGTAAAACCCTCGAAGCCGGATCAAACGGCAAAAATATAGATAAGCTGTTGCCGGTACCTTCGGTGTTCATACTGGACAAAAAAGGGGTTATTCTGTTTGAATATATCAATCCTGATTTCCGTCAGCGCATCAGCCCGGAATTAATGCTATCTGTAGCAGCCTCATTAAGTAAGGTAAATAAGTAA
- a CDS encoding DoxX family protein, translated as MIKTTFSIKGKDYRQWAPFVLRVITGLGFLLHGWAKLSRGPEGFAKLLTQLHIPFPDIMAWITTLTEILGGAALIAGIAVSLIAIPLICTMLVAMFGIHIHYGFSAVKTIGLTPGGPVFGPPGYEINLIYIASLISLMLTGGGRWSADSFFAKEE; from the coding sequence ATGATAAAAACAACATTTTCCATTAAAGGTAAGGATTACCGGCAATGGGCACCATTCGTACTACGTGTAATCACGGGTCTCGGCTTTTTACTTCATGGCTGGGCAAAGCTTAGCAGGGGCCCTGAAGGCTTCGCGAAGTTATTAACACAGCTGCATATTCCTTTTCCGGATATCATGGCCTGGATAACCACACTTACTGAAATTCTTGGCGGAGCAGCCTTGATCGCAGGTATTGCTGTCAGCCTGATCGCCATACCTCTAATTTGTACCATGTTGGTAGCGATGTTCGGCATTCATATCCATTACGGGTTCAGTGCAGTCAAAACTATCGGCCTCACTCCTGGTGGGCCTGTCTTTGGGCCACCTGGTTATGAGATCAATCTTATCTATATTGCTTCATTGATCTCGTTAATGCTTACCGGTGGAGGACGCTGGTCGGCTGATTCTTTTTTTGCGAAAGAAGAATGA
- a CDS encoding DUF417 family protein gives MKTLHRSTNLNAVNQNIVLKFSSWVSQQRLGHKIITIGMVVMLLWAGSYKMTAPGAEGIIPLVNNSPLISWHFQVFGAYIGSDLIGVTEVIAAVLIIIGQFKPKFGIFGGAVAVVMFFTTSTMVITTPGSLVGVNGLNYMSFLGLFLFKDIISMGASFYLITQFGHRAILEENKSK, from the coding sequence ATGAAAACATTACACCGATCAACAAACCTGAATGCAGTTAATCAAAACATTGTATTGAAATTTTCAAGCTGGGTATCTCAGCAAAGATTAGGACATAAAATTATAACTATTGGAATGGTAGTGATGCTCCTCTGGGCAGGATCTTACAAAATGACAGCTCCGGGAGCAGAAGGTATTATTCCATTAGTGAATAATAGTCCGCTGATCAGCTGGCATTTCCAGGTGTTTGGTGCTTATATTGGCTCTGATCTGATCGGTGTAACCGAAGTGATAGCGGCTGTCCTGATCATCATCGGACAATTTAAACCCAAATTTGGCATTTTCGGTGGCGCCGTGGCCGTAGTCATGTTCTTTACGACGAGCACCATGGTGATTACTACTCCAGGTTCATTAGTGGGTGTGAACGGTTTAAATTACATGAGCTTTCTTGGATTATTCCTTTTCAAAGACATCATTAGCATGGGCGCCTCCTTTTACCTGATTACACAGTTCGGGCACAGGGCCATACTGGAAGAAAACAAATCAAAATAA
- a CDS encoding carboxymuconolactone decarboxylase family protein — protein sequence MRQFPLIKYAEVSAVNRKYFDHFNNKLGSIPNLYGMLAHSEQALDAYYSLHHHALSLNTIERVIVGIVVASLNNSPYCLDSHIMVGKLNGLSNEEINQIVEGTIIFNERYHFLANLVTEIVVGKGRPREQTVQRFLEAGYTVENMVDMIVCVADTTFTNFLTCSMGVPLDIPGGNENHA from the coding sequence ATGAGACAGTTCCCATTAATCAAATACGCCGAAGTAAGTGCCGTAAACCGGAAATATTTCGACCACTTTAATAACAAACTGGGCAGCATACCGAATCTATACGGTATGCTCGCTCATTCCGAGCAAGCCCTGGATGCTTACTACTCGCTTCACCACCATGCCCTAAGTCTGAACACGATTGAAAGGGTGATCGTAGGCATCGTGGTGGCATCCCTTAATAATTCTCCCTATTGCCTGGATTCGCATATCATGGTTGGCAAATTGAATGGCCTCAGCAATGAGGAGATTAACCAGATTGTTGAAGGTACCATCATTTTTAATGAACGATATCACTTTTTGGCTAATTTGGTAACAGAAATTGTCGTTGGCAAAGGCAGGCCGAGGGAACAGACTGTCCAGCGATTTTTGGAGGCGGGGTATACAGTGGAAAATATGGTCGATATGATCGTATGCGTTGCAGATACAACGTTTACCAATTTTCTTACCTGCAGCATGGGTGTTCCTCTGGACATCCCCGGCGGCAATGAAAATCACGCTTAG
- a CDS encoding AraC family transcriptional regulator, whose translation MIHQYFNEQTSALFRMVYNEAVFSRDFYGKDQKEKLLTIAWNRGAEQVITIDNALYKFPANTIHCLMTSENFHFEHPEHIVAWQFSRDFYCIVDHDKEVSCVGFIFYGPPQKMFICLSGTDQIRLASLLEMFKDEFETSNQIQGEMMQVLLKRLIIIITRLAKDQFINKNELPGDKLDIIRRYNFLVETYYKKEHQVSFYADQLFKSPKTLSNLFALYNHRSPLQIIQERLAQEAKRLFFYTDKTSKEIAYELGFEDAGHFGKFFKRMTGQNVSEIKKSNVLTR comes from the coding sequence ATGATACACCAGTATTTCAACGAACAAACGAGCGCGCTCTTCAGGATGGTCTATAATGAGGCCGTTTTCAGCCGTGACTTTTATGGGAAGGATCAAAAGGAAAAATTGCTGACAATTGCATGGAATCGCGGCGCAGAACAAGTGATTACCATCGACAATGCACTTTATAAATTTCCTGCAAATACCATTCACTGCCTGATGACCAGTGAAAATTTTCATTTTGAACATCCAGAGCATATTGTGGCCTGGCAGTTCAGCCGAGATTTTTATTGCATCGTTGACCATGATAAAGAAGTAAGTTGTGTGGGTTTTATCTTTTATGGCCCTCCTCAAAAAATGTTCATTTGTCTCTCAGGTACTGATCAGATACGATTGGCCTCTTTGCTGGAGATGTTCAAGGATGAATTTGAGACCAGCAATCAAATCCAGGGGGAAATGATGCAGGTCTTACTTAAGCGCCTTATTATTATCATTACGCGCCTGGCAAAGGATCAGTTTATTAATAAGAATGAATTGCCCGGTGATAAGCTGGACATTATCCGAAGGTATAATTTCCTGGTGGAGACGTATTACAAAAAGGAGCACCAGGTAAGCTTTTATGCGGACCAGCTGTTCAAATCACCTAAAACCTTATCCAATCTTTTCGCCCTATATAATCACAGAAGTCCCCTTCAGATCATTCAGGAGCGCCTGGCGCAGGAAGCCAAACGCTTATTCTTCTATACGGATAAAACGTCCAAAGAAATTGCCTATGAACTGGGCTTTGAGGACGCGGGACATTTCGGTAAATTTTTTAAAAGAATGACCGGCCAAAATGTTTCAGAAATCAAAAAGAGCAATGTTTTAACGCGCTAA
- a CDS encoding molybdopterin-dependent oxidoreductase produces MKKNKLNNPLTLEQKIKRRNFLSFGIFGVLGAAAYGSWKWLYHSPEETAGITAGTKAPLRRALNKTEIFFRRLTFNENHMVKTYPVEMAAKQVRHNSDIGSEDEIDSEQWQLKVIRKDKSQLNISLNEIKKLQKTDLVFDFKCVEGWDQIQHWGGLRFRDFMEHFGLEEEAKPSYVGLMTPDKEYYVGIDMPSAVHSQTLLAYEMNGNPLPEQHGKPLRLIIPVKYGIKNLKRVGTITFSDQRPPDYWAEQGYDYYSGL; encoded by the coding sequence ATGAAGAAGAATAAACTTAATAATCCGCTGACCCTAGAACAGAAGATAAAGCGCCGGAACTTTTTGTCTTTTGGCATCTTTGGAGTGTTAGGCGCCGCCGCTTATGGTAGCTGGAAATGGTTGTATCATTCGCCGGAAGAAACGGCCGGAATAACCGCCGGGACAAAAGCACCGCTACGTAGGGCGCTGAACAAAACGGAGATTTTTTTCAGGCGACTTACCTTTAATGAAAATCATATGGTTAAAACCTATCCGGTTGAAATGGCGGCTAAGCAGGTGCGGCATAATTCTGATATCGGATCGGAAGATGAAATTGATAGTGAGCAATGGCAGCTAAAAGTTATCAGAAAAGATAAAAGTCAATTGAACATTTCTCTGAATGAAATTAAGAAACTGCAGAAAACTGACCTGGTTTTTGATTTTAAATGTGTAGAAGGCTGGGACCAGATCCAACACTGGGGGGGACTTCGCTTCAGGGACTTCATGGAACACTTTGGTTTAGAGGAAGAAGCGAAGCCGAGTTATGTAGGTTTGATGACGCCCGATAAAGAATACTATGTAGGTATCGATATGCCCAGCGCCGTTCATTCACAAACCTTATTAGCCTATGAAATGAATGGGAATCCCTTACCGGAACAACATGGAAAACCACTGCGCCTGATTATCCCTGTCAAATATGGCATCAAAAATCTGAAGCGCGTCGGTACTATCACATTTAGTGACCAAAGGCCGCCGGATTATTGGGCCGAACAGGGTTATGATTATTATTCAGGTTTATAG
- a CDS encoding SDR family oxidoreductase: MVYRNAAHKWLIKPAREIKKIIARIPLRRIAKDHEVAAAVAFLAMDKAAYITQNLSVDGGATINIL; the protein is encoded by the coding sequence GTGGTTTACCGAAACGCCGCTCACAAGTGGCTTATTAAGCCAGCCAGAGAAATTAAAAAAATCATTGCACGTATACCATTGCGCCGCATCGCAAAGGACCATGAGGTCGCCGCTGCTGTTGCCTTTCTGGCTATGGATAAAGCTGCCTATATAACCCAAAACCTCTCCGTAGATGGTGGTGCAACCATAAACATTCTTTAA
- a CDS encoding carboxymuconolactone decarboxylase family protein, with translation MKTIAVPTREQISPANQGLFDTLKKNIGTVPNLYAVYAHSENALGTYLALSGAKTSLHPKEKEVVNLIVSQVNECAYCLAAHTAISKMQGFTEEQIIEIRKGEITFDNKLDALVKVSKSIAENKGHADPHLVENFFAAGYNEGSLIDVVMVIGDKTITNYIFALTAVPIDFPAAPAI, from the coding sequence ATGAAAACAATTGCAGTTCCAACAAGAGAACAAATATCACCAGCAAATCAGGGATTATTTGATACCCTGAAAAAAAATATTGGCACCGTTCCTAACCTATACGCAGTTTACGCCCATTCGGAAAATGCCCTCGGAACCTACTTAGCTTTATCCGGCGCAAAAACATCATTACATCCCAAAGAAAAGGAAGTTGTAAACCTAATTGTTAGTCAGGTGAACGAATGTGCCTACTGCTTGGCTGCGCACACCGCCATTTCTAAAATGCAGGGTTTTACTGAGGAGCAAATCATAGAGATTCGCAAAGGTGAAATTACCTTCGACAATAAACTGGATGCGTTAGTTAAGGTATCAAAAAGCATTGCCGAAAATAAGGGGCATGCTGACCCGCACTTGGTAGAAAACTTCTTTGCAGCGGGTTATAATGAAGGTTCACTGATCGACGTCGTGATGGTTATAGGCGATAAGACCATTACCAATTACATTTTTGCCTTAACAGCTGTTCCGATCGATTTTCCGGCTGCACCAGCTATTTAA
- a CDS encoding sigma-70 family RNA polymerase sigma factor, whose translation MQNRISNEDIVGNQAGTLLEPHLWVERYADYLYKYAFGRLNDEQQARDLVQDTFLAALEKTGNFRGDSNERTWLTAILKYKVIDVYRKKSSVLVVTDQFGSAADEDEYFDPELNNWKREHWPQLFGVEENDPLHNKEFMGVLQQCLKRLPPLWMSVFRLKHLEDEITETICKEMKISSANFWVIIHRAKVNLRSCLQKNWI comes from the coding sequence ATGCAAAACAGAATTAGTAACGAAGATATAGTTGGAAACCAGGCTGGCACCCTACTGGAGCCGCATTTGTGGGTAGAACGATATGCTGATTACCTGTACAAGTATGCTTTCGGACGTCTGAATGATGAGCAACAGGCTCGGGACTTGGTACAAGATACTTTTTTAGCAGCGCTGGAAAAGACCGGGAATTTCCGGGGTGATAGTAATGAGCGAACCTGGCTGACCGCTATTCTGAAATACAAGGTAATCGATGTTTACAGGAAAAAATCCAGCGTCCTTGTTGTCACCGACCAGTTTGGGTCGGCAGCAGATGAAGACGAATATTTTGATCCCGAATTGAATAACTGGAAGCGGGAACACTGGCCGCAGCTATTTGGCGTTGAAGAAAACGATCCGCTTCATAACAAGGAATTTATGGGCGTCCTGCAGCAATGCCTGAAGCGCCTTCCGCCACTTTGGATGTCGGTATTCCGGTTAAAACACCTGGAAGATGAAATAACGGAAACTATTTGTAAGGAAATGAAGATATCATCTGCTAACTTTTGGGTGATCATACACCGTGCAAAAGTAAATCTGCGGTCATGTCTGCAAAAAAATTGGATATGA
- the trxB gene encoding thioredoxin-disulfide reductase: MTQETEHVKCLIIGSGPAGYTAAIYAARADLKPVLYTGILEGGQLTMTTEVENYPGYPEGIQGKDMMKNFRDQAERLGADIRRGYVTSVDFSGSPLAVVIDEQKIVTADAIIISTGASAKWLGLESEQKYNGFGVSACAVCDGFFFKGQDVAIVGGGDTAAEEATYLAKLARKVYMLVRRDQFRASKAMVNRVLNTPNIELIYNSEAKEILGDGLNVTGLSIINNQTNLESKLSITGFFVAIGHHPNTDIFKGWLDMDETGYIITSPGSTNTNIEGVFCCGDAQDRIYRQAVTAAGTGCMAALDAERYLAAKEDATLFI, encoded by the coding sequence ATGACACAAGAAACAGAACATGTTAAATGCCTGATTATCGGATCAGGACCGGCGGGATATACTGCTGCCATATATGCTGCCAGGGCCGATTTAAAACCTGTCCTATACACGGGAATACTAGAGGGCGGTCAATTAACCATGACCACCGAAGTAGAAAATTATCCGGGTTACCCAGAGGGAATTCAGGGGAAGGACATGATGAAGAATTTCCGTGATCAGGCTGAGCGACTCGGGGCGGATATCCGTAGAGGCTACGTTACCTCGGTAGATTTTTCAGGTTCGCCATTGGCGGTTGTTATTGATGAACAAAAGATTGTAACAGCTGATGCCATTATCATTTCAACGGGCGCTTCGGCTAAATGGCTGGGGTTGGAATCAGAACAAAAATACAATGGTTTTGGCGTTTCTGCTTGCGCAGTTTGCGACGGTTTCTTCTTCAAAGGACAGGATGTAGCTATCGTCGGCGGCGGAGACACGGCAGCTGAAGAGGCGACCTACCTAGCCAAACTGGCACGAAAAGTTTATATGCTCGTTAGAAGGGACCAGTTCCGTGCCTCTAAGGCCATGGTCAACCGCGTACTAAATACCCCAAATATAGAGCTTATCTATAATTCGGAAGCGAAAGAGATTCTTGGCGACGGCCTAAATGTTACAGGGTTAAGCATTATCAACAACCAAACGAATTTAGAAAGTAAATTGAGCATAACCGGATTTTTCGTTGCGATTGGACACCATCCCAATACAGACATTTTTAAAGGCTGGCTGGATATGGATGAAACCGGCTATATCATTACTAGTCCTGGCAGTACGAATACCAACATAGAAGGCGTCTTTTGCTGCGGGGATGCGCAGGACCGGATTTACCGCCAGGCGGTGACTGCAGCTGGTACTGGCTGCATGGCTGCGTTGGATGCTGAGCGCTACCTCGCTGCCAAAGAAGATGCGACGCTTTTCATCTGA
- a CDS encoding bifunctional alpha/beta hydrolase/OsmC family protein, with product MQSRKLEILNKQGYKLNAYLELPPNGKPTHYAIFAHCFTCNSNLNAVRHISAALAVHGIGVIRFDFTGLGQSEGTFAESHFSANVGDLVAVAQYMKLHYASPALLVGHSLGGAAVIAAAARLPEVKAVATIGAPARVDHVKKHFRLEKNDRTGDLEWEVNIGGRPFMITKTFLEEIEKVDLHAILGHLHKAVLFLHAPGDNIVGIENAQSLYEGAVHPKSFVSLDDADHLLTQKEDSTYAANIIATWASRYIPIEPNKMLDTAGEQLVGHLNLEEHKFTTMMQTVHHALIADEPEDVGGENLGPSPYDYLSAALAACTTMTIRLYAERKGWELKEIFVYITYARRHEDDMKEGPGEPGHLETFSKKLRLIGNLDEAQKERLREIAAKCPVHQTLSLPVHVETTLIN from the coding sequence ATGCAAAGCCGAAAACTTGAAATACTAAACAAACAAGGCTATAAGCTGAATGCCTACTTGGAGTTACCGCCAAATGGTAAACCTACGCATTACGCAATTTTTGCGCATTGCTTCACCTGCAACAGCAATCTGAACGCGGTACGTCATATCAGTGCGGCCCTGGCCGTACACGGCATAGGCGTAATCCGGTTCGATTTTACCGGGCTTGGACAGAGTGAAGGAACGTTTGCTGAAAGTCACTTTTCGGCGAATGTCGGCGATCTGGTAGCGGTAGCACAATATATGAAATTGCATTATGCGTCACCTGCGCTATTGGTTGGTCATTCCCTTGGCGGTGCCGCAGTTATTGCTGCGGCCGCAAGGTTACCCGAAGTCAAAGCAGTAGCCACAATAGGCGCACCGGCAAGAGTCGACCACGTTAAAAAGCATTTCAGACTCGAGAAAAATGATAGAACCGGAGATCTGGAATGGGAAGTTAATATTGGCGGCCGTCCTTTTATGATTACCAAAACATTTTTGGAAGAAATAGAGAAAGTGGATTTGCATGCCATTTTAGGACATCTGCATAAAGCAGTACTGTTTCTTCATGCCCCGGGTGATAATATCGTCGGCATCGAAAATGCACAATCACTCTATGAGGGCGCGGTACATCCCAAAAGTTTTGTATCTCTTGATGATGCAGATCATCTCCTTACCCAAAAAGAAGACAGTACTTACGCTGCTAATATTATCGCCACTTGGGCATCGCGATATATTCCAATTGAGCCCAACAAAATGCTCGACACCGCTGGTGAACAGCTGGTTGGACATCTTAACCTTGAGGAACACAAGTTTACTACCATGATGCAAACAGTGCATCATGCGTTAATTGCAGACGAACCGGAAGATGTTGGCGGTGAAAATCTCGGACCATCGCCTTATGATTACCTGAGCGCCGCACTGGCAGCCTGTACCACCATGACAATCCGTTTATATGCAGAAAGGAAAGGCTGGGAGTTGAAAGAGATATTTGTTTATATCACCTACGCCCGCAGACATGAAGATGATATGAAGGAAGGACCGGGCGAACCAGGTCATTTAGAAACCTTTTCCAAGAAACTGCGATTAATCGGTAATCTCGATGAGGCACAAAAAGAACGATTAAGGGAAATCGCGGCGAAATGCCCTGTTCACCAGACTCTAAGTCTGCCTGTGCATGTCGAAACCACATTAATTAACTAA
- a CDS encoding cytochrome b/b6 domain-containing protein, with protein sequence MKIIREKHSLVMRWTHWINFPLLGIMIWSGLLIYWANDEYQISISGHTFFHFFSQRFYDVLKIPHRLSEGMAFHFLFMWFFTLNGIFYTFYTLISGEWRSLWPQKSSFREAWLVLLHDLHISKCAPPQGKYNAAQRIAYSAIILMGAGSVLTGLAIYKPVQLSWLTWVMGGYHLARIWHFLLTLGYVLFFIIHIVQVILAGWNNFGSVVSGFEIASKPVKTISHEEE encoded by the coding sequence ATGAAAATCATCAGAGAAAAACATTCACTTGTTATGCGGTGGACACATTGGATCAACTTTCCCCTGCTGGGGATTATGATCTGGAGTGGTTTGCTGATCTATTGGGCCAATGACGAATATCAAATATCCATCTCTGGCCATACGTTTTTCCATTTCTTTTCCCAAAGGTTCTATGATGTTTTGAAAATACCACACCGATTGTCGGAGGGAATGGCTTTTCATTTCCTTTTTATGTGGTTCTTTACCCTGAATGGGATTTTCTATACGTTCTATACGCTAATATCCGGAGAATGGCGAAGCCTTTGGCCTCAAAAATCATCATTCCGCGAAGCCTGGCTGGTTTTGTTACATGATCTTCATATTAGCAAATGCGCACCGCCGCAGGGTAAGTATAATGCAGCGCAACGAATTGCTTATTCTGCGATTATCCTGATGGGCGCAGGTTCTGTGCTGACAGGGCTGGCTATATATAAACCGGTGCAGTTGAGCTGGCTCACATGGGTAATGGGTGGTTATCACCTGGCCCGTATCTGGCATTTTCTACTTACGCTGGGTTATGTCTTGTTTTTCATCATTCATATTGTTCAGGTCATCCTGGCAGGCTGGAATAATTTCGGGTCGGTAGTATCAGGATTTGAAATAGCCAGCAAACCTGTTAAAACCATTTCCCATGAAGAAGAATAA